From a single Hippoglossus stenolepis isolate QCI-W04-F060 chromosome 2, HSTE1.2, whole genome shotgun sequence genomic region:
- the ftr84 gene encoding tripartite motif-containing protein 16, whose amino-acid sequence MADSDFPLPPEAYCPLCVDEMRDPVTIPCGDTYCLECIKIYWDQFDHMGVYSCPQCRATFTPRPVLRRNLPDVSHEPRRQLPELTLFPDMQRESFCDFCVGRRSKAVKSCLMCLAYYCETHVKPHYESSTFKRHKLVDETGHLDRKICPQHEKGLELFCRSDQMCVCVLCTVREHRGHNITSAEEERIEKQKVLVVTQSEVQYIIQERMKELQELKHNVDVLKSCAQRAQAESDKTFHEMLQAVERWKAEIHQMITANMQSAMSQAEGYLDRLEQEILELQRRDAELRQILETEDNIHFLQNFPTLCVPPEAMVPKVLINPQFSFGEMSKTATEMKEHLDDICKKELSKISKTVSETPVYILLPRNGEKRLKVPGRVDFQEPKARSDFLRYSCKMSFDPNTVYKELVLSDGNQRVTRKKSVQFHPDHPERFDGFSQVMCKEPLTGFRFYWEAEWSGEFSIGVAYKSISRKGKNSHSLLGYNDKSWSLLCSDSGYSAWHNKADRDLPEAPRASRIGVYLDHAGNTLAFYSVSETMELIHRFKAQFSEPLYAGFGVGSSVTLCQLRQKPTSY is encoded by the exons ATGGCCGACTCTGATTTCCCTTTACCACCTGAGGCCTACTGTCCGCTGTGTGTGGACGAGATGAGAGACCCGGTCACCATCCCCTGTGGTGATACCTATTGCCTGGAGTGCATCAAAATCTACTGGGACCAGTTCGACCACATGGGTGTGTACAGCTGCCCGCAGTGCCGCGCTACCTTCACGCCGCGGCCTGTCCTGAGACGTAACCTCCCCGATGTAAGTCACGAGCCCCGGCGCCAACTCCCGGAGCTCACGCTGTTCCCCGACATGCAGCGTGAATCTTTTTGCGATTTCTGCGTGGGCCGCCGCAGCAAGGCCGTGAAGTCGTGCCTCATGTGCCTGGCTTACTACTGCGAAACGCACGTCAAGCCTCATTATGAGTCGTCCACGTTCAAGAGACACAAGCTGGTGGACGAGACGGGCCACCTGGACAGGAAGATCTGCCCCCAGCACGAGAAGGGCCTGGAGCTGTTCTGTCGCTCTGACCAGATGTGTGTCTGCGTGCTGTGTACCGTCAGAGAGCACCGAGGCCACAACATCACCTCAGCAGAAGAAGAGCGCATCGAGAAACAA AAAGTCCTGGTGGTCACTCAGTCTGAAGTCCAGTACATCATTcaggagaggatgaaggagctgcaggagctcaaGCATAATGTGGATGTTCTCAAA AGCTGTGCCCAGCGAGCACAGGCGGAAAGCGACAAGACCTTTCACGAAATGCTCCAGGCGGTGGAGCGCTGGAAGGCTGAAATCCACCAGATGATAACGGCCAACATGCAGTCAGCCATGTCGCAGGCTGAGGGCTACTTGGATCGTCTGGAGCAGGAGATACTGGAGCTGCAGCGCAGAGACGCAGAGTTGCGGCAGATCCTCGAGACAGAGGACAACATTCACTTTCTGCAG AATTTCCCAACCCTCTGTGTTCCCCCTGAGGCCATGGTGCCCAAGGTGCTCATCAACCCTCAGTTCTCCTTTGGGGAGATGAGCAAGACAGCCACAGAGATGAAGGAACATCTGGATGACATCTGCAAGAAGGAACTGAGCAAAATATCCAAGACAG TTAGTGAGACTCCTGTGTACATACTTTTACcaagaaatggagaaaaacgACTGAAAG TTCCTGGAAGAGTGGATTTTCAGGAGCCAAAAGCAAGATCGGACTTCTTGAGAT ATTCCTGTAAGATGTCCTTCGATCCAAACACAGTCTATAAAGAGCTGGTTTTGTCCGACGGGAATCAGAGGGTCACGCGGAAGAAAAGCGTTCAGTTCCACCCGGATCATCCAGAGCGCTTTGACGGCTTCTCCCAGGTGATGTGCAAGGAGCCTCTGACCGGGTTCAGATTTTACTGGGAGGCGGAGTGGAGCGGAGAGTTTTCCATCGGGGTGGCCTACAAGAGCATCAGTCGCAAAGGGAAGAATTCGCACAGCCTGCTGGGCTACAACGACAAGTCCTGGAGTCTCCTGTGCTCGGACTCGGGCTACTCCGCCTGGCACAACAAAGCAGACCGAGACCTTCCTGAAGCTCCCCGGGCTTCAAGGATCGGTGTCTACCTGGACCACGCAGGCAACACTCTGGCCTTTTACTCAGTGTCAGAGACCATGGAGCTCATCCACCGTTTCAAAGCTCAGTTCAGTGAACCTCTGTACGCTGGCTTTGGGGTGGGCTCCTCAGTGACTCTCTGCCAACTCAGGCAGAAGCCCACATCTTACTAA
- the LOC118123508 gene encoding ecto-ADP-ribosyltransferase 4-like, translated as MYFGCNARMAQIVNNKYFNKENKEIFAEAWKKCDKIATAKFRNKDKKDEALTKNHKQAICAFTSNYKEFYKTFNVAVRTGRKQYGTFPFHFLHFWLTSAVQILGNNTDCKITYRRTQDVFTGKVNKIIRFGSFSSTSARPDLKHFGNKTCFEIKTCLGAPLKNYSKLTSEEEVLIPPYECFKIIKKIKKKIPQNLRDCKSVYILESAGVLSNLNCKDAYARKTRWSRVSII; from the coding sequence ATGTACTTTGGCTGCAACGCGAGGATGGCACAAATCGTCAACAACAAATACTTCAATAAAGAGAACAAGGAGATATTTGCTGAAGCCTGGAAAAAGTGTGATAAAATTGCAACTGCCAAATTCcgaaataaagataaaaaagatgaagcGTTGACCAAGAATCACAAACAAGCAATCTGTGCTTTTACATCTAACTATAAAGAGTTCTATAAGACGTTCAACGTTGCAGTCCGAACAGGCAGAAAACAATATGGCACCTTTCCGTTCCACTTCTTACATTTCTGGCTGACATCTGCCGTACAGATTCTCGGTAATAATACAGACTGTAAGATCACTTACCGCAGAACACAGGATGTGTTCACTGGTAAAGTCAACAAGATAATTCGCTTTGGTTCTTTTAGCTCCACCTCTGCCAGACCAGACCTGAAACACTTTGGTAACAAGACGTGCTTTGAAATCAAGACCTGTTTGGGTGCTCCCTTGAAGAACTATTCAAAATTGACCAGTGAGGAAGAGGTGCTTATTCCCCCTTATGAGTGctttaaaataatcaagaaaattaagaaaaaaattcCACAAAATCTGCGCGACTGTAAGAGCGTGTATATCCTAGAGAGTGCAGGAGTTCTCAGCAATCTGAACTGCAAAGATGCATATGCAAGAAAGACCAGGTGGAGCAGAGTGAGCATCATTTAG
- the tppp2 gene encoding tubulin polymerization-promoting protein family member 2 — translation MAEGSVSAAEVETAFQKFAVHGDTKATGKEMNGKNFAKLCKDCNVTDGKNVTTIDVDIVFSKVKAKSARVITFEQFNQALTELAAKRFKGKSKEEAQQQLYGLIVGKEPTNVGITKVAKAAAVDRLTDSTKYTGSHKGRFDDSGKGKGKAGREDIPDSSGYVSAYKGSGTYEDKVKEA, via the exons ATGGCCGAGGGCTCAGTGAGTGCAGCGGAGGTGGAGACCGCCTTCCAGAAGTTTGCGGTCCACGGGGACACCAAGGCCACGGGGAAGGAGATGAACGGCAAGAACTTTGCAAAGCTTTGCAAAGACTGCAACGTCACAGACGGGAAGAACGTCACCACCATAGACGTGGACATAGTTTTCAGCAAAGTCAA GGCAAAGTCAGCTCGTGTAATCACATTTGAGCAATTCAACCAGGCCCTGACTGAACTGGCTGCCAAGCGTTTTAAAGGCAAAAGCAAGGAGGAGGCGCAGCAACAGCTCTATGGTCTCATTGTTGGGAAGGAGCCGACCAATGTCGGAATCACT AAAGTAGCGAAGGCAGCAGCTGTGGACAGACTGACTGATAGCACCAAGTACACTGGATCGCACAAGGGGCGGTTCGATGATTCTGGCAAAGGAAAAGGGAAGGCCGGGCGCGAGGACATCCCAGACAGTAGTGGCTACGTGTCAGCATACAAGGGCAGCGGCACTTATGAAGACAAAGTTAAAGAAGCATAA
- the LOC118123559 gene encoding ecto-ADP-ribosyltransferase 5-like gives MMKGNMLIFASLCGLLCWNHVDSMRIHFKSLPMEVNQRRDNIILKEVDQSSNIPLNMVEESVDDMYFGCNELMMRMVKSKYFEEKYVNKTFENAWNEAEKCAEERIARLEDEGLTKDHLRAICVYTYDEIYSVFNNAVRIKRNNYRSSFQFHYLHFMLTSAVQILNNNNYCHTTYRRNSERFTGQINHIIRFGSFASSSYKPYLVRFGNETCFKIKTCSGAFLKHYTFYNYEDEVEVLIPPYEMFNITEIVKDNSKIRDMGLTSCKVVYVLESAGFKSNLNCKVVNK, from the exons ATGATGAAGGGTAACATGCTGATCTTTGCGTCACTGTGTGGGCTGCTTTGCTGGAACCATGTAGACTCCATGAGG aTCCATTTCAAGTCTTTACCAATGGAGGTCAACCAGCGCCGTGACAACATCATTCTAAAGGAGGTTGACCAAAGCAGTAACATCCCATTGAACATGGTTGAAGAGTCGGTTGATGACATGTACTTTGGCTGCAATGAACTAATGATGAGAATGGTCAAGAGCAAATACTTTGAAGAAAAGTACgtgaacaaaacatttgaaaatgccTGGAATGAGGCAGAAAAGTGTGCAGAAGAGAGAATAGCCCGTCTGGAGGATGAGGGTCTAACCAAAGATCACCTGCGTGCCATCTGCGTTTACACATATGATGAGATTTACTCAGTGTTCAATAATGCTGTCCGCATCAAAAGGAACAACTATAGATCCTCATTCCAGTTCCACTACTTACATTTCATGCTGACATCTGCTGTACAGATTCTGAATAACAACAACTACTGCCACACTACTTATAGACGAAACTCAGAAAGATTTACTGGTCAAATCAACCATATAATTAGATTTGGGTCCTTTGCCTCTAGCTCCTACAAGCCATACCTGGTACGGTTTGGTAATGAGACCTGCTTCAAAATCAAGACCTGTTCAGGGGCTTTTTTGaaacattatacattttataattatgAAGATGAAGTAGAGGTGCTCATCCCTCCTTATGAGATGTTCAACATAACTGAGATAGTTAAAGATAATAGTAAAATACGAGATATGGGTCTAACGTCATGCAAGGTTGTGTACGTCTTGGAGAGTGCAGGCTTTAAGAGCAATCTGAACTGCAAAGTTGTGAACAAATAA